The Streptomyces sp. HUAS MG91 sequence CCTGGTCCTGTACACGGACGGCCTGACCGAGAGCCGCCGTGATCCCTACGAAGGGGAACGGCGGCTCACCGCGGCGGCCGTGCGCCACCGGAACCGCCCCACCGAAGAGATCCCCGGCGCCCTCGCACAGGAGATGCACACCGTGATCCTGCACCCGGACGACACCCTCGCCCTCACCGTACGGAGAAGCCGATGACCCACGCCGCGCCCGGGGCGATACCCGGAGACCCCGACCACGTGCTGCGGCTGGCCACCGAGCAGGGCCCGGACGGCCCGGTCGTCGCCCTCACCGGCGACCTGGACTACGAGAGCGCGCCGCGGCTGGTCGACGCCCTCACCCGGGTCGCGGTGCCGGACGGGGACACGCTCACCCTCGACCTGTCGGACGTACGGTTCTTCGACTCGGGTGGCATCAACGCGCTGCTGCGGGCGCGGAACGCGCTGCAGGAGCGGGGTTCCGACCTGGTGGTGTGCGAGCTGTCCCCGGTCGTCGAGCGGATCTTCCGGATCACCGGGCTGGACACGGTCCTGGTGCCCGGCGGACCGGCCGGAACCGGAACCGGGACCGGTACCGGCCCGGCGGCGGGGTAGCCGTTACAGATGGAGATCGTGATGGACGGTCCCCTGACGGGGACACAGGCCCGGCACACGGCTGCCAGGTTTCTCGCCGAGCACTGTCCCTGGGCCGATACGGACGCGGTGCTCCTGGTCGTCTCGGAGCTGGTCACGAACGCGGCCCGGCACACGGGCGCGCTGGCCCGGCTGCGGCTGCGCGTGGACGCGGGCGGGCTCGCGGTGGAGGTGGAGGACGCGGATCCGCGCGCCCCGGTGCCGCGGGCGCCGGATCTCGGCGGCGGGGGCGGCTTCGGCTGGCACATGGTGGAGCGGCTCGCCGAGCAGCTCTCGGTGCGGCCGTCGGCGGACGGCAAGTGCATCGCGGCGGCGTGGGCGGCGCCGACGGCTGTCTGAGCCGGGGCGCCGCCCACCGCGCGGCTAGGGCCTGTCCGGCGGATCAGGTCGCAGCCGGGTGCCCGCGCGTCTCTGTGCCGGTGAGCGGGGTCTGGTGCGTCGAGATGCAAGGCGGAGGAGGGCGTCGACGCGGAGCGTCGGCAACCGACGACAACGCCGCAGGTCGGCGTGCCAGACCCCGCGCCCGCGACAAGATCCGCCGGACAGGCCCTAGCTCCAGCTGGCGTGCAGCGGCTTGCCCTCGGCGTAGCCGGCGGCGGACTGGATGCCGACGGTCGCCTTCTCCTCGAACTCGGCCAGCGAGTTGGCGCCGGCGTAGGTGCAGGAGGAGCGGACGCCCGCGATGATCGAGTCGATCAGGTCCTCGGCGCCCGGACGCTGCGGGTCGAGGAACATGCGGGAGGTGGAGATGCCCTCCTCGAAGAGCGCCTTGCGGGCCCGGTCGTACGCCGACTCGTCCGAGGTGCGGTTCTTGACGGCGCGGGCGGAGGCCATGCCGAAGGACTCCTTGTAGGCGCGGCCCTTGGCGTCGTGCTGGAGGTCGCCCGGGGACTCGTAGGTCCCGGCGAACCAGGAGCCGATCATCACGTTCGACGCGCCGGCCGCGAGGGCCATGGCGACGTCGCGCGGGTGGCGGACACCGCCGTCGGCCCAGACGTGCTTGCCGTACTTCTTGGCCTCGGCGGCGCACTCCAGGACGGCGGAGAACTGCGGGCGGCCGACGCCGGTCATCATGCGGGTGGTGCACATGGCGCCGGGGCCGACGCCGACCTTGATGATGTCCGCTCCGGCCTCGATGAGGTCCTTGACGCCCTCGGCCGCGACGATGTTGCCCGCGACGATCGGGACCTGCGGGTCGAGCGCGCGCACGGTCCTGATCGCGGAGATCATCGACTCCTGGTGCCCGTGGGCGGTGTCGATGACGAGCGTGTCGACCCCGGCGTCGAGGAGCTGCTTGGCCTTGCCGGCCACGTCGCCGTTGATGCCGACGGCGGCGGCGATGCGCAGCCTGCCCTCGGCGTCGGTGGCCGGGGTGTAGAGGGTGGCGCGCAGGGCGCCGGTGCGGGTGAGGATGCCCGCGAGCTTGCCGTCCTTGTCGACGGCCGGGGCGTAGCGGCGGTTGGCGCCGTCCAGCTTGTTGAAGGCGTCGCGCGGGTCGATGTCCGCGTCGAGCAGCAGCAGGTCGCGGGACATGACCTCGGACAGCTGGGTGAAGCGGTCCACGCCGGTCAGGTCCTCGTCGGTGACGACACCGAGGGGCCGCTGCTCGTCGTCGACGACCACACCGGCGTTGTGCGCGCGCTTGGGCAGCAGGGCCAGGGCGTCGGCGACGGTCTGGGTCGGGGCGAGCACGATCGGGGTG is a genomic window containing:
- a CDS encoding STAS domain-containing protein, translated to MTHAAPGAIPGDPDHVLRLATEQGPDGPVVALTGDLDYESAPRLVDALTRVAVPDGDTLTLDLSDVRFFDSGGINALLRARNALQERGSDLVVCELSPVVERIFRITGLDTVLVPGGPAGTGTGTGTGPAAG
- a CDS encoding ATP-binding protein, which translates into the protein MDGPLTGTQARHTAARFLAEHCPWADTDAVLLVVSELVTNAARHTGALARLRLRVDAGGLAVEVEDADPRAPVPRAPDLGGGGGFGWHMVERLAEQLSVRPSADGKCIAAAWAAPTAV
- a CDS encoding GuaB1 family IMP dehydrogenase-related protein, giving the protein MRFLNDLQPAYDLTYDDVFMVPRRSAVGSRQAVDLSSPDGTGTTIPLVVANMTAIAGRRMAETVARRGGIVVIPQDIPIEVVTDVISWVKTRHLVLDTPIVLAPTQTVADALALLPKRAHNAGVVVDDEQRPLGVVTDEDLTGVDRFTQLSEVMSRDLLLLDADIDPRDAFNKLDGANRRYAPAVDKDGKLAGILTRTGALRATLYTPATDAEGRLRIAAAVGINGDVAGKAKQLLDAGVDTLVIDTAHGHQESMISAIRTVRALDPQVPIVAGNIVAAEGVKDLIEAGADIIKVGVGPGAMCTTRMMTGVGRPQFSAVLECAAEAKKYGKHVWADGGVRHPRDVAMALAAGASNVMIGSWFAGTYESPGDLQHDAKGRAYKESFGMASARAVKNRTSDESAYDRARKALFEEGISTSRMFLDPQRPGAEDLIDSIIAGVRSSCTYAGANSLAEFEEKATVGIQSAAGYAEGKPLHASWS